A stretch of the Sphingobacterium thalpophilum genome encodes the following:
- a CDS encoding M61 family metallopeptidase — MDSDDLNIPEIDFEVSFPEVQAHYIHVKMSIKNLRQPYVDLKMPVWSPGSYLIREYAKNVERFKTVNAVGDDLVFHKTAKNIWRITTHSLDQIEVHYDVYGFEVSVRTNFFDSDHAFIVPTATFLHIDGYLKASSRIHILPKENWARISTGLEQIDQHSFFAPDFDVLYDTPIEVGNQDSWKFHVAGVEHECAMVGGGTYDKDRLTKDISRIVEEETRIWGSNPNKRYVIITHNYQSGGGGLEHLNSTVLGASRNAYQNENSYKAYLSLVAHEYFHLWNVKRLRPKALGPFDYDRENYTTGLWIMEGFTSYYDNLIIKRCGFYDEKEYLALLANDFNIVLNRPGHTIQSAAASSFDTWIKYYRPDENSINSSISYYNKGAMLTAMLDIKIIAATEGKIKLDDIIRAAYEEFFLKLDRGFEEDEFQNLAERIAGTSLDDIFRAAHEDGELDYNTYFNLVGYEIADINEDTATLTLGITTNKVDGLITVATVEKGSGAYDAGLNVRDELIAINNSRLDIKDKELDFIMQHANEGDVLNCLIARDGLIREIPVEVRRSNRKNHVIRPLQEQTFLQELLGKIWLA, encoded by the coding sequence ATGGACAGTGACGATTTAAATATACCTGAAATCGATTTTGAGGTATCATTCCCCGAAGTACAAGCTCATTATATCCACGTGAAAATGAGCATCAAAAACCTTAGACAGCCTTACGTGGACCTCAAGATGCCTGTATGGTCTCCAGGTTCTTATCTGATTCGTGAATATGCCAAGAATGTAGAACGGTTTAAAACTGTCAATGCGGTGGGCGATGACCTTGTGTTTCACAAAACTGCAAAAAACATCTGGCGCATCACGACACATTCGCTTGACCAGATCGAAGTACACTATGATGTATATGGATTTGAAGTCTCGGTTCGTACTAATTTTTTTGACAGCGATCATGCATTCATTGTACCAACGGCGACCTTTCTTCATATCGATGGGTATCTCAAAGCGTCGTCCAGGATTCATATTCTTCCGAAAGAAAACTGGGCACGTATCTCAACAGGTCTTGAGCAGATCGACCAGCATTCCTTTTTCGCGCCGGATTTTGATGTTCTATACGATACCCCCATTGAAGTGGGTAATCAGGACAGCTGGAAATTTCATGTCGCTGGTGTAGAACATGAATGCGCCATGGTAGGTGGTGGCACTTACGACAAAGACCGGTTGACGAAAGATATTAGCCGTATTGTGGAAGAGGAAACCCGCATTTGGGGATCCAATCCCAACAAACGTTACGTCATCATCACACATAATTATCAGTCGGGCGGCGGCGGTCTGGAACACCTCAATTCGACAGTGCTGGGCGCGTCCAGAAACGCCTATCAAAATGAAAATAGCTATAAGGCCTATTTAAGTCTTGTGGCCCACGAATATTTCCACTTATGGAACGTCAAACGGCTGCGTCCTAAAGCCCTGGGCCCATTCGATTATGATCGAGAAAACTATACCACTGGGCTATGGATCATGGAAGGATTTACGTCCTACTACGACAATCTGATTATAAAACGCTGTGGCTTTTATGATGAGAAAGAATATCTCGCATTGCTGGCTAATGATTTTAACATCGTGTTAAACCGGCCGGGACATACGATCCAGTCGGCTGCGGCATCCAGTTTTGACACTTGGATCAAATATTACCGGCCAGACGAAAATTCGATCAACTCCTCCATTTCGTATTATAATAAGGGAGCGATGCTAACAGCAATGCTCGATATTAAGATTATTGCAGCCACCGAGGGAAAAATCAAGCTGGACGATATTATCCGCGCGGCGTATGAAGAATTTTTCTTAAAATTAGATCGCGGCTTTGAAGAAGATGAGTTTCAGAATCTTGCCGAACGTATCGCAGGTACATCCTTGGACGACATATTTCGCGCTGCGCATGAAGACGGCGAGCTCGATTATAATACCTATTTTAATCTCGTCGGTTATGAGATAGCTGACATCAACGAAGACACTGCCACTTTAACATTGGGCATCACGACCAACAAAGTGGATGGGCTCATTACCGTTGCCACTGTGGAAAAAGGTTCGGGGGCCTATGATGCCGGTCTGAACGTCAGAGACGAGCTCATAGCAATCAACAACAGCCGGCTGGATATAAAAGATAAAGAACTCGATTTTATTATGCAGCACGCAAACGAAGGAGACGTATTGAATTGTCTGATCGCGAGGGACGGTTTAATTCGGGAGATTCCTGTTGAAGTCAGACGAAGCAACCGAAAGAATCATGTAATCCGCCCGCTTCAGGAACAAACGTTCCTGCAGGAACTGTTGGGAAAAATATGGCTGGCCTGA
- a CDS encoding AMP-dependent synthetase/ligase, whose product MGRIFDFITSYKEKYPKDVMVAGRDGSGKWRSYSTTEYIDAIDTVSRGLLRLGLQKGDRVGIMSGNRPEWNLVDFACNQIGLATVPLYPTLSPQDLSFIVNDSDVKVLFVSNKELTARIEQAIQEHGIQPKVYTFDQIDHHTPLAALIASAQEDTTDLSLYRDRVTEDDLLTLIYTSGTTGRPKGVYLSHKNVYSNVTACNYLIREDFKTALSFLPLCHIFERMVVYMYYSKGIQIYFSETLDNVVADINDVKPDVFTTVPRVLEKVYDKIIEKGKALSGIKKKLFFWAVGLGLKFQEPEKNGAFYNFKLGIARKLIFSKWREALGGNIKIIVSGGAALQERLARIFWAADLKVLEGYGLTETSPVIAVNSYLKNGLKFGTVGKPLSNLEVKIASDGEILVKGPSITTGYYKNEEATKEAFDENGFFKTGDIGEITSDGFLKITDRKKEMFKTAGGKYIAPQSIENKLMESTLIGQVMVIGENRKFPSALIVPAFDVLAKWAAQKGIASSSNEEIIKNPEVIEKYQTEIDRLSSNFGHWEIVKKFILLPKEWTINAGQLTPKLSLKRKVILKENEDAIEKLYADQHQD is encoded by the coding sequence ATGGGCAGAATTTTTGACTTTATAACCTCTTATAAAGAAAAATATCCAAAGGACGTCATGGTGGCGGGACGAGATGGAAGTGGCAAATGGAGATCTTATTCCACAACAGAATATATTGATGCAATCGATACCGTCAGCCGGGGGCTACTGCGACTGGGCCTTCAGAAAGGAGACCGCGTAGGCATTATGTCGGGCAACCGGCCAGAATGGAATTTGGTGGATTTTGCCTGTAACCAGATCGGCCTTGCTACAGTGCCCCTCTACCCTACCTTATCGCCGCAGGACCTCTCGTTTATTGTGAATGATTCCGATGTCAAAGTATTATTTGTTAGCAACAAAGAATTGACCGCGCGGATTGAGCAGGCTATACAAGAACACGGCATCCAGCCCAAAGTTTATACATTTGATCAGATAGACCATCATACACCATTGGCAGCACTGATTGCCAGTGCCCAAGAGGATACCACCGATCTATCGCTGTACCGTGACCGTGTCACAGAAGACGACTTGCTGACCCTGATTTACACATCAGGCACGACGGGCAGGCCGAAAGGCGTCTACTTATCCCACAAAAATGTATACAGCAACGTAACAGCGTGCAACTACTTGATTAGAGAAGATTTTAAAACTGCATTAAGCTTTCTGCCACTCTGTCATATTTTTGAACGTATGGTGGTGTATATGTATTATTCGAAAGGCATCCAGATTTATTTTTCAGAGACCTTGGACAATGTTGTCGCCGACATCAATGATGTCAAGCCTGATGTATTCACTACGGTACCGCGTGTACTCGAAAAAGTTTATGACAAGATTATTGAGAAGGGTAAAGCGTTAAGCGGGATTAAAAAGAAGCTTTTCTTTTGGGCAGTCGGCTTAGGTTTGAAATTTCAGGAACCTGAAAAAAACGGCGCGTTCTATAACTTCAAGCTAGGCATAGCGCGGAAACTTATTTTCTCAAAATGGCGTGAGGCACTGGGTGGCAATATTAAGATCATCGTATCAGGCGGTGCAGCGCTTCAGGAACGTCTGGCGCGGATATTTTGGGCCGCTGACCTGAAAGTTCTCGAAGGCTATGGTCTAACCGAAACTTCCCCCGTGATCGCCGTAAATTCCTACTTAAAAAATGGGCTAAAATTCGGAACAGTTGGTAAGCCATTAAGCAATCTTGAGGTGAAGATTGCTTCGGATGGTGAAATCCTGGTCAAAGGCCCCAGCATCACTACAGGTTATTACAAAAATGAGGAAGCAACCAAAGAAGCGTTTGATGAGAACGGCTTTTTCAAAACCGGTGATATTGGCGAAATCACCAGCGATGGTTTCTTGAAGATCACCGATCGAAAAAAGGAAATGTTCAAAACTGCCGGCGGAAAATATATTGCACCGCAATCCATTGAAAATAAGCTGATGGAATCCACATTGATCGGTCAGGTGATGGTTATCGGAGAAAATCGGAAATTCCCAAGTGCGCTTATCGTTCCGGCATTCGATGTGCTTGCTAAATGGGCCGCACAAAAAGGTATAGCCAGCAGCAGCAACGAAGAGATCATTAAAAATCCGGAAGTAATTGAAAAATATCAGACGGAAATAGATCGATTATCCAGCAATTTTGGTCATTGGGAAATTGTGAAGAAGTTTATCCTGTTGCCTAAGGAGTGGACGATAAATGCAGGACAGCTCACACCAAAATTGAGTTTAAAACGAAAAGTCATTCTAAAAGAAAATGAAGACGCCATCGAAAAATTATATGCGGATCAACATCAGGATTAA